A portion of the Deltaproteobacteria bacterium genome contains these proteins:
- a CDS encoding LD-carboxypeptidase — translation MAIIPLALTPGDVISVIAPSGCFDHDAFTSGIEILRQAGFQTRYNQDIFVSQQYLAGSDSRRINELKAALNEPDIKAIWVARGGYGATRIIPHISINQIVTSPRWLIGFSDTTALHSIWSQANIVSIHGANITTLKTWDEKARQELFQLLSCPKPIIYQGEVISGGPSFVRGRLLGGNLTVLAAMSGTGVYANLDDFILMIEDIGERPYRLDRSLTQLRYSGVLSKVRGVAVGQLTNCCDPGNDKNSALQAILSALTDMHLPILAGLPFGHEPSARAVLLGAQAELNTQNATLTVQP, via the coding sequence ATGGCAATCATACCTCTTGCTTTAACACCTGGTGACGTTATCAGTGTTATCGCCCCTAGTGGCTGTTTTGACCATGATGCTTTCACATCTGGAATAGAAATTCTCAGGCAAGCTGGTTTTCAAACACGTTATAATCAAGATATATTTGTATCACAGCAATATCTTGCTGGTAGTGATAGTAGACGTATTAATGAATTAAAAGCAGCATTAAATGAACCAGATATCAAAGCTATATGGGTTGCTAGAGGCGGTTATGGAGCTACACGAATAATACCCCATATTTCAATAAATCAAATTGTAACTTCACCACGTTGGCTAATTGGTTTTTCTGACACGACTGCTTTACATTCTATATGGTCGCAAGCCAATATCGTATCTATACACGGTGCTAATATTACTACGTTAAAAACCTGGGATGAAAAAGCACGCCAAGAATTATTTCAATTGTTGAGTTGTCCCAAGCCCATAATCTATCAGGGAGAAGTTATATCTGGTGGGCCAAGTTTTGTAAGAGGACGTTTATTAGGTGGTAATCTTACTGTTCTTGCAGCGATGAGTGGTACAGGCGTATATGCAAATTTAGATGATTTTATTTTGATGATTGAAGATATTGGTGAACGACCCTATCGTCTTGATCGTAGTCTAACACAATTGCGATATTCTGGAGTGCTAAGTAAAGTTCGCGGTGTAGCTGTGGGGCAACTTACTAATTGTTGTGATCCAGGTAACGATAAAAATTCTGCATTACAAGCCATACTTAGTGCCTTAACAGATATGCATTTACCTATTCTTGCGGGGCTGCCTTTTGGTCATGAACCGAGCGCGCGTGCGGTATTGCTTGGGGCACAAGCAGAATTAAATACACAAAACGCCACGCTAACGGTGCAGCCATGA
- a CDS encoding serine hydrolase, protein MNVMQQPEPTVPDIDRSIQTGIYNKTFSAAACIASVGSTIFHRSVYGLVSQPPPVRRSDYNLLFDLGGLTQVLGAGLAALYLISKNRLDLDIPLDRTIPEFKHSRFSKITVSMLLEHCAGFPSSNDLSNYLRKLDNRRPPDKRIIGTSAALAELKRVVPQLKLSFTPGSMVTESAVNSMVLGWIIEAVTGKPLDIFLEREIFKPLGIADQIFFVRLYETHHPMLSAKRVFAAGEQCPWRNKLLQGEVSDATAWIAGGVAGHAGLFGTIDAVWTIIDALQQSYHGTGRFFLGGAVKRFWTRSKRLASATRALAWDTTTVNNPKAGKRFSQSSVGQVDPLTGAIWIDLASKISGVFLANGNHPRATDKIEAIAKIQLRVFELIAKHGEAILPQINQAMGSKAFYDSSTQGSVQTSSPYGGRRY, encoded by the coding sequence ATGAACGTAATGCAACAGCCTGAACCAACTGTTCCTGATATCGATCGTAGCATTCAAACAGGCATTTATAATAAAACTTTTTCTGCTGCAGCATGTATTGCTAGTGTGGGTAGCACAATTTTTCATCGTAGTGTGTACGGTTTAGTGTCACAACCACCACCTGTACGCCGTAGCGATTATAATTTATTATTTGACCTTGGAGGATTAACTCAAGTTTTAGGCGCTGGATTAGCAGCACTATACCTTATTAGCAAAAACCGTTTAGATTTAGATATTCCACTTGATCGTACCATACCTGAGTTTAAACATAGTCGTTTTAGCAAAATAACAGTTTCGATGCTGTTAGAACATTGTGCCGGATTTCCTTCGAGCAATGACCTATCAAATTATTTGCGCAAGCTCGATAATCGTCGTCCACCAGATAAACGTATTATTGGTACAAGTGCTGCTTTAGCGGAGCTTAAGCGGGTAGTCCCACAATTAAAATTATCATTTACACCTGGTAGTATGGTTACGGAGTCAGCGGTTAATAGCATGGTGCTTGGGTGGATCATTGAAGCGGTTACCGGAAAACCGCTTGATATCTTTTTAGAACGTGAAATATTTAAACCTCTAGGGATTGCTGACCAAATATTTTTTGTGCGCCTATATGAAACTCATCATCCAATGCTTAGTGCTAAAAGGGTTTTTGCTGCGGGTGAGCAATGTCCATGGCGTAACAAATTGCTTCAAGGTGAAGTTAGTGATGCTACAGCATGGATAGCGGGTGGCGTTGCCGGTCATGCTGGGCTTTTTGGCACAATTGATGCGGTATGGACTATTATCGATGCATTACAGCAAAGTTATCATGGTACGGGGCGCTTTTTTTTAGGTGGTGCAGTAAAACGTTTTTGGACTCGTTCAAAACGTTTAGCTTCTGCTACTCGCGCCTTAGCTTGGGATACCACAACTGTTAATAATCCCAAGGCAGGCAAACGGTTTTCTCAATCATCAGTTGGGCAAGTTGATCCATTAACTGGAGCGATTTGGATTGATCTAGCAAGTAAAATATCGGGAGTTTTCCTTGCTAATGGCAATCATCCTCGCGCAACTGACAAAATTGAAGCCATTGCTAAAATTCAATTAAGAGTATTTGAACTAATTGCCAAACACGGAGAGGCAATTTTACCACAGATCAATCAAGCAATGGGTTCAAAAGCTTTTTATGATTCATCAACTCAAGGCTCAGTGCAAACGTCTTCACCATATGGTGGCCGTCGTTATTAG
- a CDS encoding UDP-N-acetylmuramate dehydrogenase produces MSYIYMLGICGTGVGALAGLLKQLGHEVVGSDENVYPPMSDKLREWGIPILNGYNIEHLSRRPDLVVVGNVIRASNPEAIFIREQGIKQMSMPAAIAEFGIGDRHSIVVAGTHGKTTVTALIAHLLLAAGRDPSYLIGGALIGYPESFRITNSKFFVIEGDEYDTAYFDKGPKFVHYRPRTAIITSLEFDHADIFENIAAVEKAFGRLVQTVPEDGHLIVWHGATRARKQLAYAGNRHITVYALHQQDGVNLYLKEYIDSPNGLIFTPVFNGVSLGSMNAPLWGEVSVQNVLAAIAATIDAGLNRDELAHGFATFRGVKRRLELLGEPNGIAVVDDFGHHPTAVRMTLNAAKVRWPNRRLWAVFEPRSATARRNVLQHEYVDAFQDADMVVIASHERMNEIPYAQRFNPQLLVQQIQKKGINARAIALVDEIANTIYKEATRGDVIILFSNGSFGGLHIKVLSDLAARRNK; encoded by the coding sequence TTGAGTTATATTTATATGCTCGGCATTTGCGGCACTGGAGTGGGTGCCTTAGCAGGTTTACTTAAACAATTAGGCCATGAAGTAGTTGGTAGCGATGAAAATGTTTATCCTCCCATGAGCGACAAACTAAGAGAATGGGGTATTCCCATTCTTAATGGTTATAACATTGAGCATCTTAGCCGTCGTCCTGATTTGGTTGTTGTTGGTAATGTGATTAGGGCCAGCAATCCTGAGGCGATTTTTATACGCGAGCAAGGCATTAAACAAATGTCAATGCCTGCAGCTATTGCTGAGTTTGGTATTGGTGACCGTCATAGCATCGTCGTAGCCGGAACGCATGGTAAAACCACGGTAACGGCATTAATAGCTCATCTTTTACTAGCCGCTGGGCGTGATCCGTCTTATTTAATTGGTGGGGCATTAATTGGTTACCCAGAATCTTTTCGCATAACTAATAGTAAATTTTTTGTTATCGAAGGTGATGAATACGATACAGCATATTTTGATAAAGGACCGAAATTTGTTCATTATCGACCACGTACTGCAATAATCACCAGCCTTGAATTTGACCATGCTGATATCTTTGAAAATATTGCTGCAGTCGAAAAAGCTTTTGGCCGTCTTGTGCAAACCGTACCTGAAGATGGCCATTTAATAGTTTGGCATGGCGCTACGCGTGCTCGCAAACAACTTGCATATGCTGGCAATAGGCATATTACGGTGTATGCTTTGCACCAACAAGATGGCGTAAATTTATATTTAAAAGAATATATTGATAGTCCAAATGGTCTTATTTTTACGCCAGTCTTTAATGGCGTTTCGCTTGGTTCTATGAATGCGCCATTGTGGGGTGAGGTTAGTGTGCAAAACGTTCTTGCGGCTATTGCCGCTACAATTGATGCTGGGCTTAATCGTGATGAGTTGGCGCATGGTTTTGCAACTTTTCGTGGGGTAAAGCGTCGCCTTGAGTTATTGGGTGAACCAAATGGTATAGCGGTAGTTGACGACTTTGGCCATCATCCAACTGCGGTTCGTATGACATTAAACGCTGCTAAGGTACGTTGGCCTAATCGTCGTTTATGGGCAGTATTTGAGCCGCGTTCAGCTACTGCTCGCAGAAATGTATTACAACACGAATATGTTGATGCTTTTCAAGATGCCGATATGGTGGTGATTGCTAGTCATGAGCGTATGAATGAAATTCCTTACGCACAACGTTTTAATCCTCAGTTATTAGTACAGCAAATACAGAAAAAAGGGATAAATGCGCGAGCTATCGCGCTAGTAGATGAAATTGCTAACACGATTTACAAAGAAGCAACTAGAGGCGATGTAATTATTTTGTTTTCAAATGGTTCTTTTGGGGGATTGCATATTAAAGTACTCAGTGATTTAGCGGCACGCCGGAATAAATAA
- a CDS encoding inositol monophosphatase, producing the protein MTTKDQIYKDAVVIAKGAGNILRDAFGNTRTIKYKGSIDLITDADRASEKYILTEIHKRYKEHAIFAEESGDNQKDGPWRWVIDPLDGTTNFAHGVPYYAVLITVQERIAPNKYASSIAITYDPSRDELFVANKNTGATLNGKPISVSDVGRLIESLPATGFAYDRIDNPDDNHAEFCRLNLLTQGVRRCGSAGLDLAYVACGRFDAFWEYRLNLWDIAGGILLVSEAGGKISTLQGNPLQSESLDIVVSNGYIHEELLQALRKSRQLPIGSRENLT; encoded by the coding sequence ATGACTACTAAAGACCAAATTTATAAAGATGCTGTTGTTATTGCAAAAGGCGCAGGCAATATTTTACGTGATGCATTTGGTAATACTCGCACCATTAAATATAAAGGTAGTATTGATTTAATAACCGATGCTGATCGTGCTTCTGAAAAATATATATTAACCGAAATACATAAGCGCTATAAAGAGCATGCAATTTTTGCTGAAGAGAGTGGTGATAATCAAAAAGATGGCCCTTGGCGCTGGGTAATTGACCCACTTGATGGCACAACTAATTTTGCCCATGGGGTACCATACTATGCTGTACTTATAACCGTACAAGAACGTATAGCCCCCAATAAATATGCAAGTAGCATTGCGATTACTTATGACCCATCACGCGATGAGTTGTTTGTTGCTAATAAGAACACAGGAGCAACACTAAATGGTAAACCTATATCGGTATCAGATGTAGGTAGACTCATTGAGTCATTACCTGCTACTGGTTTTGCTTATGACCGTATTGATAACCCTGATGATAATCATGCTGAATTTTGTCGTTTAAATTTACTAACTCAAGGTGTGCGTCGTTGTGGCTCTGCAGGATTAGATCTTGCTTATGTCGCATGTGGTCGTTTCGATGCTTTTTGGGAATATCGACTCAATCTTTGGGATATTGCAGGTGGCATTCTTTTAGTGTCTGAAGCTGGTGGTAAAATATCAACATTGCAAGGTAACCCACTTCAATCAGAGTCACTTGATATTGTAGTAAGCAATGGATATATTCATGAAGAGTTATTACAGGCCTTACGAAAATCTCGGCAGCTGCCGATTGGTTCTCGTGAAAATTTAACATAG